One Gemmatimonadaceae bacterium DNA segment encodes these proteins:
- a CDS encoding succinate dehydrogenase/fumarate reductase iron-sulfur subunit: MKFTLKVWRQASPTSAGRLETYQATDIPSDASFLEMIDIVNDHLEESGKEPIAFAHDCREGICGSCSMMIDGVAHGPVKGAATCQVHMRTFTDGQEITIEPWRSAAFPVLKDLITDRAAFDRIIQAGGYISAPTGGARDANEILVAKTDSDAAMDAAACIGCGACVAACPNGSASLFTAAKVAHLGRLPQGQPERYKRVEAMVAQMDSEHFGHCTLYGECQEACPKQISIDVIAQMNRDYIVAMATRKPEMSGSSGNG; the protein is encoded by the coding sequence ATGAAGTTCACGTTGAAGGTGTGGCGACAGGCCAGCCCGACGAGCGCCGGACGGCTCGAGACCTACCAGGCCACCGACATCCCGTCGGATGCGTCGTTCCTCGAGATGATCGACATCGTGAACGACCACCTCGAGGAATCCGGGAAGGAGCCGATCGCGTTCGCGCACGACTGCCGCGAGGGGATCTGCGGGAGCTGCAGCATGATGATCGACGGCGTCGCACACGGCCCGGTGAAGGGGGCGGCGACCTGCCAGGTGCACATGCGCACGTTCACCGATGGCCAGGAGATCACCATCGAGCCGTGGCGCTCGGCGGCGTTCCCGGTGCTCAAGGACCTGATCACCGACCGGGCGGCGTTCGACCGGATCATCCAGGCCGGCGGGTACATCAGCGCCCCGACCGGCGGCGCGCGTGATGCCAACGAGATCCTGGTGGCGAAGACCGACTCCGATGCCGCCATGGATGCCGCGGCCTGCATCGGGTGCGGCGCCTGCGTGGCCGCCTGCCCGAACGGCTCGGCCTCGCTGTTCACGGCGGCCAAGGTCGCCCACCTCGGGCGCCTGCCGCAGGGGCAGCCCGAGCGCTACAAGCGCGTCGAGGCCATGGTGGCGCAGATGGATTCGGAGCACTTCGGGCACTGCACCCTCTACGGGGAGTGCCAGGAGGCGTGCCCGAAGCAGATCTCGATCGACGTGATCGCGCAGATGAACCGGGACTACATCGTGGCGATGGCCACCAGGAAGCCGGAGATGTCGGGGTCGAGCGGCAACGGCTGA